Proteins found in one Larimichthys crocea isolate SSNF chromosome I, L_crocea_2.0, whole genome shotgun sequence genomic segment:
- the si:ch211-107m4.1 gene encoding heterogeneous nuclear ribonucleoprotein U-like protein 2 — MKLADIKKLKVAELRSRLKELGLDVKGLKAELVDRLCSALQAGQAEVNGEGELTQPTPSEPTDTVHLRAPSPLPPPPPAEAVCVTARREVDRAREFTDSATQTVPEPESVPVYQAAAEEEKEEMEEMQQGDGVQSPEEACRGRAFYEFKEEIRYKRAKSPQPPADREETEEEDEDKVRLDPYNSHLHFEVGPDRASGQPRFWARFPSLWSGCRLTHGVLRGSVGFEVRLERKLLATQLEDQEDMSTYGLRVGWSTDNASLLLGEDEFSFAYDGRGKKVSGGTEEEFGEPFSEGDIIGCYASFSTDGAVNLSFHKNGRFMGVAFSLGASKTPDQALFPHVLCKSCSVTFNLNTTAPPWYPSPPGFTPLAALPAGQRVRTKLARTSRAQCEVLLMVGLPGSGKSHWARNHMKQHPEKQYRLLGTEELLACMISGGQRESRLQQASHCLTDLIKMAAQTPGNYILDQCNILFSARHYKLQLFTGFRRRVVVVFPSADEWKRRLSQHQTTDGEQIPETALLKLQVSCSLPEQQSDLLEELQYTELPQEQAQTLLQEYKDEARRLLPPILKPEKKKHGAHKKRPHPHGPPPSHRMHWTRLNGWNDTRLNMQPWTQQPRYWNVAYQDQSYYYRDFGHGGYGAY, encoded by the exons ATGAAGCTGGCGGACATCAAGAAGTTAAAAGTGGCCGAGCTGCGGTCCAGACTTAAAGAGCTGGGTTTAGACGTGAAGGGGCTGAAGGCGGAGCTGGTGGACCGGCTGTGTTCTGCTCTACAGGCTGGACAAGCTGAAGTAAACGGCGAGGGAGAGCTGACCCAGCCGACACCATCGGAACCGACCGACACCGTGCACCTCCGCGCTCCGTCCccattaccaccaccaccaccggctgaagctgtgtgtgtcactgcgCGGCGTGAAGTAGACCGAGCCAGAGAGTTCACAGACTCTGCCACACAGACAGTACCAGAACCAGAGAGTGTACCGGTGTaccaagcagcagcagaggaggagaaggaggagatggaggagatgcaGCAAGGAGATGGAGTTCAGTCACCAGAGGAGGCATGCAGAGGGAGAGCTTTCTACGAGTTCAAGGAGGAGATACGATACAAGAG AGCCAAATCACCACAGCCTCCAGCAGACcgagaggagacggaggaggaagatgaagataaAGTCAGACTGGATCCAT ATAACTCTCACCTCCACTTCGAAGTGGGTCCTGACCGCGCGTCCGGTCAGCCGCGGTTCTGGGCTCGGTTTCCCTCGCTGTGGTCAGGCTGCAGACTCACTCACGGGGTGCTGCGGGGCAGCGTGGGCTTTGAGGTGAGGCTGGAGAGGAAGTTGTTGGCCACACAGCTGGAGGATCAAGAAGACATGAGTACCTACGGCCTGAGAGTTGGCTGGTCAACGGACAACGCCTCTCTACTGCTGG GTGAAGATGAATTCTCTTTTGCTTATGACGGGCGTGGTAAAAAAGTATCAGGTGGGACGGAGGAAGAGTTTGGAGAACCTTTCTCAGAGGGCGACATCATTGGCTGTTATGCT tcttTCTCCACAGATGGTGCTGTCAATCTCTCTTTCCATAAGAACGGTCGCTTCATGGGTGTGGCCTTTTCACTGGGCGCCTCTAAAACACCAGATCAGGCACTGTTCCCTCACGTCCTCTGTAAGAGTTGTTCAGTCACATTCAACCTGAACACCACTGCTCCTCCCTGGTACCCCAGCCCTCCAGGGTTTACGCCGCTGGCAGCTCTTCCTGCTGGGCAGAGGGTGCGCACCAAGTTGGCTCGTACCTCCAGAGCACAGTGTGAG gtgTTGTTGATGGTCGGCCTTCCCGGTTCTGGGAAGAGCCACTGGGCCAGGAATCACATGAAACAGCATCCAGAGAAACAGTACAGGCTGTTGGGCACAGAGGAGCTGCTTGCGTGTATGATT AGTGGTGGGCAGAGGGAAAGCAGGCTGCAGCAGGCCTCTCACTGTCTAACCGATTTGATTAAGATGGCTGCACAGACTCCTGGCAACTATATCCTCGATCAG TGTAACATCCTCTTCTCTGCACGGCATTACAAGCTGCAGCTGTTCACTGGCTTCAGGCGccgggtggtggtggtttttCCCTCAGCAGACGAGTGGAAGAGACGACTGTCCCAGCATCAAACAACTGACGGAGAACAGATCCCTGAGACCGCCCTGCTTAAGCTCCAAG TGAGCTGCAGTCTTCCTGAGCAGCAGAGTGacctgctggaggagctgcagtaTACCGAGCTGCCTCAGGAACAGGCACAGACGCTCCTGCAGGAATATAAAGACGAGGCTCGCAGACTGCTGCCCCCCATCCTCAAAccggagaagaagaaacatggaGCTCACAAGAAAAGACCCCACCCTCACGGTCCTCCACCCTCACACAGGATGCACTGGACCAGGCTTAATG GGTGGAACGACACAAGACTCAACATGCAGCCGTGGACTCAGCAGCCAAGATAT TGGAACGTGGCTTATCAGGACCAGAGCTACTATTACAGAGACTTTGGTCACGGAGGTTATGGAGCTTACTGA
- the zgc:153018 gene encoding transmembrane protein 179: MELDRRLLLAHCTAHAVSIVAGLLVVVPMALNGSAFKGRCALFSTGYWRTETRPELTGQQGDVSHLVVQEWGPPAACQFATFVGIFTVLYGAAQGWRCLFYLHGRHDDTLFSSFLTVLLSVCVLFLSGGASMLLSLGLVSWCDTVTDNNTRPYSCAESQSVPLYLDVDTSSFYTELSLAQASLWCVTALWLAQSILAFLRLYHSHSQHISRPCRPREKELLLGHSPSDSGSPSPPPTTPTVLV; encoded by the exons ATGGAGCTGGACCGGCGGTTGTTGCTGGCGCACTGCACGGCTCACGCCGTGTCGATCGTGGCGGGTTTGCTGGTGGTCGTCCCCATGGCTCTCAATGGCTCCGCGTTTAAAGGCCGCTGCGCACTCTTCTCAACCGGCTACTGGAGGACAGAGACCCGGCCCGAGCTGACGGGACAACAGGGAGATGTTTCTCACCTGGTGGTACAGGAGTGGGGCCCACCTGCAGCCTGTCAGTTCGCCACATTTGTGGGTATTTTCACGGTGCTGTACGGCGCCGCGCAGGGCTGGAGGTGCCTCTTCTATCTGCACGGACGACATGACGA cACCCTGTTCTCGTCCTTCCTGACGGtgttgctcagtgtgtgtgtgctcttccTGTCTGGAGGGGCCAGTATGCTCCTGTCACTGGGTCTGGTCTCCTGGTGTGACACCGTGACAGATAACAACACACGGCCGTACAG ctgtGCAGAGTCCCAGTCTGTTCCTCTCTACCTGGATGTGGACACCTCCTCTTTCTACACAGAGCTTAGTCTGGCACAG GCATCTCTGTGGTGTGTGACAGCTCTGTGGCTGGCTCAGTCCATCCTGGCTTTCCTGCGTCTCTACCACTCCCACAGCCAGCACATCAGCAGGCCGTGTCGTCCCCGAGagaaggagctgctgctgggacacAGTCCATCCGACAGCGGCTcgccctcacctcctccaacCACACCCACCGTCTTAGTCTAA
- the nudt22 gene encoding uridine diphosphate glucose pyrophosphatase NUDT22: MMDSEVSVLLHCAAWSGLLESQVQVELSESFNRKTDPALERQIEEVWTERVSKEPWLFNGSKFRLHSFCLASSSSVSPKHPSCTRSLVDRAEDQKVECTSDFAAQNSCHIPVDQAENTDHQEAAPLLTLRLGLTCYKDYLGTNWSCQVTELRQLGEVEFNDPLALLAQPLGVGGVVCTDDSKVVFIRRSQKVAEAGGLLDIPGGHPEPKVVCERLGREVCEEQIRVDMMQQRPVVSELFSSVCAEIRDEVNIPLSSLGQPVLMGVALNHTSAGRPSAEFYVSCSLMSDEVRKLYWKGGAEANESTDIVFLSTAEVLQLDRSSPLWSELCPSAKGAVLLYQAVKPDGQRCQKRPHDTQLIVSEDG, translated from the exons ATGATGGACTCTGAggtgtctgtgctgctgcactgtgcGGCCTGGAGTGGGCTGCTGGAGTCTCAAGTACAAGTGGAGCTCTCTGAAAG CTTTAACAGAAAGACAGATCCAGCTCTGGAGCGTCAAATAGAGGAGGTGTGGACAGAGCGGGTGTCCAAGGAGCCGTGGCTTTTCAATGGGTCCAAATTCAGACTGCACTCTTTCTGCTTGGCATCATCATCCTCTGTTTCTCCCAAACACCCATCCTGCACTCGTTCACTCGTAGACCGTGCAGAGGATCAAAAAGTGGAGTGTACCAGTGATTTTGCTGCTCAAAACAGTTGTCACATTCCTGTGGATCAGGCAGAAAATACAGATCATCAAGAGGCTGCACCGCTCCTCACTCTGAGACTAGGCCTGACATGCTACAAGGACTACCTGGGAACAAACTGGTCGTGTCAAGTGACGGAGCTCCGTCAGCTTGGAGAGGTCGAGTTCAATGATCCTCTGGCACTGCTGGCTCAGCCGCTGGGTGTGGGTGGCGTTGTGTGTACAGATGACAGTAAGGTAGTGTTCATCAGGAGGAGCCAgaaggtggcagaggcaggggGGCTCCTGGACATCCCCGGAGGTCACCCAGAGCCAAAG GTAGTGTGTGAACGTCTGGGCCGGGAGGTGTGTGAGGAGCAGATCAGGGTGGACATGATGCAACAGAGGCCTGTCGTCTCAGAGCTGTTCTCGTCCGTGTGCGCTGAGATCAGGGACGAG GTGAATATTCCTCTGAGCTCCCTCGGACAACCTGTCCTCATGGGTGTCGCTCTGAATCACACCAGCGCTGGCAGACCGAGTGCTGAGTTCTACGTCAG TTGTTCGTTGATGTCTGATGAAGTCAGAAAGTTGTActggaaaggaggagcagaggccAATGAATCCACAGATATCGTCTTCCTCAGCACAGCA GAGGTGTTGCAGTTGGACAGAAGCAGCCCTCTGTGGTCGGAGCTGTGTCCTTCAGCTAAAGGAGCCGTGCTGCTTTATCAGGCAGTGAAGCCTGACGGACAGCGATGTCAGAAAAGACCACATGACACTCAGCTGATCGTATCAGAGGACGGATGA
- the hs6st2 gene encoding heparan-sulfate 6-O-sulfotransferase 2 isoform X1 — protein sequence MDEKSSSISHHRLLIVLLMVLLFGVIMIQYVCPSRSECHMLHHLGSWFKDGGASGSRSRGNEIQDGLQRDPYIAEDGALVRFVPRFNFTKVDLNRVVDFNIKGDDVIVFLHIQKTGGTTFGRHLVRNIQLERPCECHAGQKKCTCFRPGKKETWLFSRFSTGWSCGLHADWTELTSCVPSRMDSGEVPENLPSRNYYYITILRDPVSRYLSEWRHVQRGATWKASLHVCDGRSPTLSELPSCYSGDDWSGCSLQEFMDCPYNLANNRQTRMLADLSLVGCYNVSAMSEEERWAVLLESAKRNLRGMAFFGLTEYQRKTQYLFERTFNLEFIAPFTQLNGTRASSVEVPSETQHRILQLNRWDVELYEYARDLFLQRFQVARQQERRQARQRRQQERRRLRGRFTTKQGTQLKPTETPRQPDRHSVVTEEQDRGKADGDNVESEMLLPDWWDLDENSTMEDYMDNVEQW from the exons ATGGATGAGAAGTCCAGCAGCATCAGCCACCACCGGCTCCTGATCGTCCTGCTCATGGTGTTGCTGTTTGGCGTCATTATGATCCAGTATGTTTGCCCGAGCAGGTCCGAGTGCCACATGTTACACCATCTGGGATCCTGGTTTAAAGACGGCGGTGCGTCTGGCTCCCGAAGCAGGGGTAATGAGATCCAAGACGGGCTCCAAAGAGATCCGTACATCGCAGAAGATGGAGCTCTGGTCCGCTTTGTCCCTCGCTTCAACTTCACCAAAGTTGATTTAAATCGTGTTGTAGACTTCAACATAAAGGGGGATGATGTTATAGTGTTTCTGCACATTCAAAAAACAGGTGGCACCACGTTTGGTCGACATCTTGTGCGAAATATTCAGCTGGAGAGGCCCTGCGAGTGTCACGCAGGTCAAAAGAAATGTACCTGCTTTCGGCCAGGCAAAAAAGAAACTTGGCTCTTTTCCCGGTTCTCCACCGGCTGGAGCTGCGGGCTTCATGCGGACTGGACTGAGCTGACCAGCTGCGTCCCTTCACGCATGGACTCGGGAGAGGTCCCGGAGAACCTGCCCAG tAGGAACTATTATTATATAACCATCTTAAGAGACCCAGTATCGCGCTACCTGAGCGAATGGCGTCACGTGCAACGTGGTGCCACATGGAAGGCCTCCTTACACGTGTGTGATGGACGTTCACCGACGCTGTCTGAGCTCCCAAGCTGCTACTCTGGGGACGACTGGTCAGGTTGCTCGCTGCAGGAGTTCATGGACTGCCCCTACAACCTGGCCAACAACCGGCAGACCCGCATGCTGGCTGACCTCAGCCTGGTGGGTTGCTATAACGTCTCTGCCATGAGCGAGGAAGAACGCTGGGCGGTACTTCTAGAGAGCGCCAAACGTAACCTACGTGGCATGGCCTTCTTTGGGCTGACCGAGTACCAGCGGAAGACCCAGTATTTGTTTGAGCGCACCTTCAACTTGGAGTTCATCGCACCCTTCACGCAGCTTAATGGTACACGCGCCTCCAGTGTCGAGGTACCTTCTGAGACGCAGCACAGAATCCTCCAGCTGAACCGATGGGACGTCGAGCTATATGAGTATGCCCGTGACCTTTTCCTGCAGCGTTTCCAGGTGGCGAGGCAGCAGGAGCGCAGGCAGGCCAGGCAGAGGcggcagcaggagaggaggcgGCTCCGTGGAAGGTTCACAACAAAGCAAGGGACGCAGCTGAAGCCCACAGAAACACCACGCCAGCCTGACAGACACTCGGTAGTAACTGAGGAGCAGGACAGGGGGAAGGCTGATGGAGACAATGTGGAGTCAGAAATGCTCCTCCCAGACTGGTGGGATCTGGATGAGAACAGCACGATGGAGGACTACATGGACAATGTGGAACAGTGGTAg
- the hs6st2 gene encoding heparan-sulfate 6-O-sulfotransferase 2 isoform X2, with protein MDEKSSSISHHRLLIVLLMVLLFGVIMIQYVCPSRSECHMLHHLGSWFKDGGASGSRSRGNEIQDGLQRDPYIAEDGALVRFVPRFNFTKVDLNRVVDFNIKGDDVIVFLHIQKTGGTTFGRHLVRNIQLERPCECHAGQKKCTCFRPGKKETWLFSRFSTGWSCGLHADWTELTSCVPSRMDSGEVPENLPRNYYYITILRDPVSRYLSEWRHVQRGATWKASLHVCDGRSPTLSELPSCYSGDDWSGCSLQEFMDCPYNLANNRQTRMLADLSLVGCYNVSAMSEEERWAVLLESAKRNLRGMAFFGLTEYQRKTQYLFERTFNLEFIAPFTQLNGTRASSVEVPSETQHRILQLNRWDVELYEYARDLFLQRFQVARQQERRQARQRRQQERRRLRGRFTTKQGTQLKPTETPRQPDRHSVVTEEQDRGKADGDNVESEMLLPDWWDLDENSTMEDYMDNVEQW; from the exons ATGGATGAGAAGTCCAGCAGCATCAGCCACCACCGGCTCCTGATCGTCCTGCTCATGGTGTTGCTGTTTGGCGTCATTATGATCCAGTATGTTTGCCCGAGCAGGTCCGAGTGCCACATGTTACACCATCTGGGATCCTGGTTTAAAGACGGCGGTGCGTCTGGCTCCCGAAGCAGGGGTAATGAGATCCAAGACGGGCTCCAAAGAGATCCGTACATCGCAGAAGATGGAGCTCTGGTCCGCTTTGTCCCTCGCTTCAACTTCACCAAAGTTGATTTAAATCGTGTTGTAGACTTCAACATAAAGGGGGATGATGTTATAGTGTTTCTGCACATTCAAAAAACAGGTGGCACCACGTTTGGTCGACATCTTGTGCGAAATATTCAGCTGGAGAGGCCCTGCGAGTGTCACGCAGGTCAAAAGAAATGTACCTGCTTTCGGCCAGGCAAAAAAGAAACTTGGCTCTTTTCCCGGTTCTCCACCGGCTGGAGCTGCGGGCTTCATGCGGACTGGACTGAGCTGACCAGCTGCGTCCCTTCACGCATGGACTCGGGAGAGGTCCCGGAGAACCTGCCCAG GAACTATTATTATATAACCATCTTAAGAGACCCAGTATCGCGCTACCTGAGCGAATGGCGTCACGTGCAACGTGGTGCCACATGGAAGGCCTCCTTACACGTGTGTGATGGACGTTCACCGACGCTGTCTGAGCTCCCAAGCTGCTACTCTGGGGACGACTGGTCAGGTTGCTCGCTGCAGGAGTTCATGGACTGCCCCTACAACCTGGCCAACAACCGGCAGACCCGCATGCTGGCTGACCTCAGCCTGGTGGGTTGCTATAACGTCTCTGCCATGAGCGAGGAAGAACGCTGGGCGGTACTTCTAGAGAGCGCCAAACGTAACCTACGTGGCATGGCCTTCTTTGGGCTGACCGAGTACCAGCGGAAGACCCAGTATTTGTTTGAGCGCACCTTCAACTTGGAGTTCATCGCACCCTTCACGCAGCTTAATGGTACACGCGCCTCCAGTGTCGAGGTACCTTCTGAGACGCAGCACAGAATCCTCCAGCTGAACCGATGGGACGTCGAGCTATATGAGTATGCCCGTGACCTTTTCCTGCAGCGTTTCCAGGTGGCGAGGCAGCAGGAGCGCAGGCAGGCCAGGCAGAGGcggcagcaggagaggaggcgGCTCCGTGGAAGGTTCACAACAAAGCAAGGGACGCAGCTGAAGCCCACAGAAACACCACGCCAGCCTGACAGACACTCGGTAGTAACTGAGGAGCAGGACAGGGGGAAGGCTGATGGAGACAATGTGGAGTCAGAAATGCTCCTCCCAGACTGGTGGGATCTGGATGAGAACAGCACGATGGAGGACTACATGGACAATGTGGAACAGTGGTAg